In a single window of the Vitis vinifera cultivar Pinot Noir 40024 chromosome 6, ASM3070453v1 genome:
- the LOC100255218 gene encoding formate--tetrahydrofolate ligase, translated as MSTSSKTHRKLNVLSPVPADIDIANSVVPFHISEIAQELNLDPSHYDLYGKYKAKVLLSVLDDLQGSGDGYYVVVGGITPTPLGEGKSTTTVGLCQALGAFLDKKVVTCLRQPSQGPTFGIKGGAAGGGYSQVIPMDEFNLHLTGDIHAITAANNLLAAAIDTRIFHEASQSDKALFNRLCPPNKEGKRSFSSIMFRRLNKLGISKTKPEDLTPEEVKKFARLDIDPDSITWRRVMDVNDRFLRKITIGQGPEEKGMVRETGFDISVASEIMAVLALTTSLADMRERLGKMVIGNSKAGEPITADDLGVGGALTVLMKDAINPTLMQTLEGTPVLVHAGPFANIAHGNSSVVADKIALKLVGPGGFVVTEAGFGADIGTEKFMNIKCRYSGLTPQCAVIVATIRALKMHGGGPEVVAGKPLDRAYLTENVALVEAGCVNLARHISNTRAYGVNVVVAVNMFSTDSEAELNAVKNAALFAGAYDAVVCTHHAHGGRGAVDLGIAVQRACETVAQPLKFLYPLDISIKEKIEAIAKSYGASGVEYSEQAEKQIEMYSRQGFSNLPICMAKTQYSFSHTASVKGAPTGFVLPIRDVRASIGARFIYPLVGTMSTMPGLPTRPCFYEIDLDTTTGKVIGLS; from the exons ATGAGTACATCGTCGAAAACACATAGGAAACTGAATGTGCTGTCCCCTGTTCCGGCCGACATCGATATTGCCAACTCAGTGGTGCCCTTTCACATCTCCGAGATTGCCCAAGAGCTCAATCTCGATCCAAGTCATTACGATCTCTATGGAAAGTACAAGGCCAAG GTGTTGCTATCTGTGCTAGATGATCTTCAAGGAAGTGGAGATGGGTACTATGTTGTTGTTGGAGGAATTACACCAACCCCTCTTGGTGAAGGCAAGTCTACTACCACTGTTGGTCTCTGTCAAGCTTTGGGAGCTTTTCTTGATAAAAAG GTTGTCACCTGCCTTCGTCAACCATCACAAGGACCAACTTTTGGAATTAAAGGAGGTGCAGCAGGTGGTGGTTACAGTCAAGTGATTCCCATGGACGAGTTCAATCTTCACCTAACAGGAGATATCCATGCAATAACAGCTGCAAACAATTTATTAGCTGCAGCCATTGATACCCGAATTTTCCATGAGGCATCCCAATCAGATAAGGCTCTCTTCAACCGGTTATGTCCAccaaataaagaaggaaagcGTAGCTTTAGTTCCATCATGTTTAGGCGCCTGAATAAACTCGGCATCTCAAAGACCAAGCCCGAGGATCTTACACCAGAAGAAGTCAAGAAATTTGCCAGGCTTgatattgaccctgattctataacATGGAGAAGGGTTATGGATGTCAATGACCGTTTCTTGAGGAAGATTACTATTGGACAAGGGCCTGAAGAAAAGGGTATGGTGAGAGAAACGGGTTTTGATATATCGGTTGCTAGTGAAATCATGGCTGTTTTGGCTCTCACAACATCTCTAGCTGATATGAGAGAGAGACTTGGGAAAATGGTGATTGGAAACAGTAAGGCTGGAGAGCCTATAACTGCGGATGATCTTGGGGTTGGAGGTGCTTTGACTGTGCTAATGAAGGACGCCATTAATCCAACTTTGATGCAGACTCTTGAGGGAACTCCTGTTCTTGTGCATGCCGGCCCTTTTGCAAATATTGCTCATGGGAATTCATCTGTTGTGGCTGATAAGATTGCATTGAAGCTTGTGGGACCAGGTGGGTTTGTCGTCACAGAGGCTGGTTTTGGTGCTGATATTGGAACAGAGAAGTTCATGAATATAAAGTGCAGATATAGTGGTTTAACACCTCAGTGCGCAGTTATTGTGGCAACAATTAGGGCCCTAAAAATGCATGGTGGTGGCCCGGAAGTTGTTGCTGGGAAGCCCCTTGACCGCGCCTACCTGACTGAGAATGTTGCTCTGGTTGAAGCTGGCTGTGTGAATCTGGCCAGGCATATTTCAAACACAAGGGCTTATGGTGTGAATGTTGTGGTTGCTGTGAACATGTTCTCAACTGACTCTGAAGCAGAACTAAATGCAGTAAAAAATGCAGCATTGTTTGCTGGGGCCTATGATGCcgtagtttgtactcatcatgcCCATGGTGGACGAGGAGCG GTGGACCTAGGTATTGCAGTTCAAAGAGCCTGTGAGACTGTGGCACAGCCATTGAAGTTTTTATATCCTTTGGATATTAGTATCAAGGAGAAAATAGAGGCAATAGCCAAGTCGTACGGTGCCAGCGGTGTTGAATACTCAGAACAG GCTGAGAAACAGATTGAGATGTACAGTAGACAAGGGTTTTCTAATCTGCCCATCTGCATGGCCAAGACCCAGTACTCATTTTCACACACCGCTTCTGTGAAGGGAGCCCCAACTGGATTTGTCTTACCAATAAGGGATGTGAGGGCGAGCATTGGAGCCAGATTCATTTATCCTTTGGTTGGGACAATGAGTACAATGCCAGGGCTTCCTACCAGGCCATGCTTTTATGAGATTGATCTCGACACAACCACTGGTAAGGTTATTGGGCTTTCTTGA